The genomic stretch TAGTCCGGCGTGGTCGCCTGTCGCCGCGACGGGATGGCAAAATCCACCAATCGATAGCGCGGCTCGCTGACGAACTGCTCGAGCATCCCGAGGCGGATGGCGTTGAGCCCGGCCTTCTCCTCGCCCTTGTCGGGCATGAAGAACACCTCGGCCCGGTTCATCGCCTTGATCGCCTGGAGCGTGAGGTAGTCCGGGTTGCCGGCCCCGATGCCGATGACGAGGATGGTGCGCATCCGTCCTCCCTATCGGATCGCCGCGTCAGCCGCTAGAACGGCCCCATGGCGAAATCCCTCATGTTCATGGGCACCGGGTCCGATGTCGGCAAGTCGCTGCTGGTCGCCGGCCTGTGCCGCGCCTATGCCAATCGCGGGCTGCGCGTGGCGCCGTTCAAGCCGCAGAACATGTCGAACAATGCCGCCGTCACCGCCGATGGCGGGGAGATCGGTCGGGCCCAGGCATTGCAGGCACGCGCCGCGCGCCGCGCATCCGTCACCGCCATGAACCCGGTGCTGCTGAAGCCTGAGGGCGAGACCGGCTCGCAACTGGTGCTGCGCGGCCAGCGCATCGGCAGCTTTGCGGCCCGCGAATACTGGAAGAAACGCGGCGAACTGCTGCCGCAGGTGCTGGCCGCCCATGCCGAGCTCGCGGCCGAGGTCGACCTGATCCTGGTCGAGGGCGCCGGCAGCGCTTCGGAGGTGAATCTCCGTGCCAACGACATTGCCAATTTCGGTTTCGCCCGCGCCGCCGCGCTCAAGGTCATCCTCGCCGGGGACATCCAGCGCGGCGGCGTCATCGCGGCTCTGGTCGGCACCTTCGCGGTGATCGATCCCGACGACGCGGCGTTGATCGCTGCGACGCTCGTCAACAAGTTCCAGGGCGATCCGGCCCTGTTCGAGGACGGCAAGCGCTTCATCGCCGAGCGCACCGGCGTGCCGTGCCTCGGGCCGATCCCCTGGTTCGCCGATGCCGGCAAGCTTCCCGCCGAGGATGCGCTGGCGCTCGAAGCGCAGCAGACGCCGGGGCAGGGGCCCTATCGCATCATCGTGCCGCGCCTGCCGCGCATCTCGAATTTCGACGATCTCGATCCGCTGCGGCTCGAGCCCGGCGTCAGCCTCGAGATCATCCAGCCCGGCCGGCCGCTGCCTTATGGCGAGTTGATCATCCTCCCCGGCTCGAAGGCGACTCGCAGCGATCTGGCGGCGCTGCGCGAATATGGCTGGGATATCGACATTCTCGCCCATCACCGCGCCGGCGCCCGGGTGCTCGGCCTTTGCGGCGGCTTTCAGATGCTGGGCCATACCGTGTTCGACCCCGAGGGGATCGAGGGGGCCGTCGGCACTTCGGCTGGCCTCAATCTCCTCGATCTTGACACCGTGCTCGAGCCGACAAAGCAACTGCGCGTCGAGCAGGCGACCTCGACGCTCACCGGCGACCCGCTGGTGGGCTACCATATGCATATGGGCGTCACCCGGGGCCGCGGGCTCGAACGCCCCTTCGCCCGCATCGGCGACATGACCGACGGCGCGGTAAGCCCCGATGGTACGGTCATGGGCACCTACCTCCACGGCCTCTTCGCCGCCGACGCCTTCCGCCGCAACTTTGTCGGTTCGGCTGCCGCGACCTCGAGCCTGGCGTATGAGGCGACCATCGACGCGACCCTCGACGAACTGGCCGGGCATCTCGAACGACATCTCGATCTTGATCAACTGCTGGAGTTTGCCCGATGAGCGGAACTGGCAGTCGGGTTCCCTCTCCCGTTTACGGGGGAGGGGGGACCAGCCGACAGGCTGGTGGGAGGGGGGTGCCACAAGCACCGACCCAACCCCGTCCGCCCACCATTCGTGCGTGGGGCACCCCCCTCCCACCACGCTTTCGCGTGGTCCCCCCTCCCCCGCAAGCGGGAGAGGGATTCCCGACTGCGGACCTCGGTGGCCTCTGATGCAGGCACTGCTCGCTCCCCTGGCGCTGCTGCTCGAGCGGCTCGTCGGCTACCCCAACGGCCTCGCCGCCCGCATCGGTCACCCTGTGATGTGGATCGGCAAGCTGATCTCGCGGCTCGACCTCGGGCTGAACCGTGGCGCCAACCGGCGCGGCAAGGGCGTGATGGCGCTCGTCATCCTGCTCGCGGTCATCGGCCTCATCACTGCCGCCATCGCCTGGCTCTTCCGGCTCATCCCCTATGGCTTCATCCTCGAAGCGGTCCTCGCCTCGACCTTCCTCGCGCAGAAGGCGCTGGGCGACGCGGTGCGCTTCGTTGCCGCCGCGCTGCGCCGCAGCCTTCCGGAGGGGCGCACCGCGGTCAGCCACATCGTCGGCCGCGATCCGCAGTCGCTCGACGAGCCCGGCGTCGCCCGCGCGGCGATCGAATCGCTGGCCGAATCCACATCCGACGCCGTGGTGGCGCCGCTGTTCTGGCTGCTGCTGCTCGGGCTCCCCGGCATCGCTCTCTACAAGGCGGTGAACACCGCCGACTCGATGATCGGCCACAAGACCGAGAGGCACCTCGAGTTCGGCTGGGCCAGCGCCCGCTTCGACGACCTGCTCAACCTGATCCCGGCCCGCCTCACCGCGCTGCTGATCGCCGGCGGCGCGTTCTTCCTCAAGGGCGCGCATCCGGAGCAGGCCTGGTCTACAGCGCTGCGCGACGCGAAAAAGCACGAAAGCCCCAACGCCGGCTGGCCCGAGGCCGCAATGGCCGGCGCCCTCGGCTTTCGCCTCGGCGGCCCGCGCAGCTATGACGGCGAAGTGGTGGACTTGCCGAGCTTCGGCGATGGTCGGCCGGACCTGGGGCCCGATGACATCGACCGCTCGCTGAAGCTCTACGCGGTGACCCTGAACCTGACGCTGGCAGTGACGGTGCTGGTGGCGCTGGTGCTCTGGCGGCTAGGTTAGCTGAGAGAGACGGCCCCCTCCCATCCTCCCCACAAGGGGGAGGTGCCCCGCTGGTTCCCCTGGTACGATCGATGACGGAGCCTCGACTCTTCACCTCCCCCCTTGTGGGGGGCCGGGAGGGAGCCGTCTGCTCCAGTCAGCCCTCAAGCCTCATGCACCCGCCGCTGCAGCACCTCCGCCTCCGGGGCCGAGCCCTTCAGCACCAGCGGCAGGCCCGCCACCACGAAATAGGCGTCGTCGCAGATCTCGGCGATCCGCTGGTGCGCCGAACCGGCGAGGTCGCGGAACATCCGCGCCATCGCATTGTCGGGCACGATTCCGAGCCCGACTTCGTTCGAGACCAGGATCACCCGGGCAGCTGTCGTTGCGCTCAGCGTCGCCAGCAATTCGTCCACCGCCGTAGCGACGTTTTCGTTGGCGACGATCAGGTTGGTGATCCACAGCGTCAGACAGTCGACCAGGATCGCATCATGCGATTTCGCCGCCCGGGCGATGGCAGCGCTGAGCCGCAGTGGCTCCTCGATGGTGGCGAAAACCTGGGCCCGCTGCTGCTTGTGGCTTTCCACCCGTTCGCGCATTTCGGCGTCGAGCGCCTGCGCAGTGGCGAGGTAGGCCGGCCGCGCTCCTGCGCGCATGGTCAGCCGCTCGGCGAAGCCGGTCTTGCCCGAGCGCGCCCCGCCCAGCACCAGAATGTGACCCATGGTCGGCCTCCTTGCCGTCTGTCACCGCTCTGACGCAATGCGTCGCGCGGCGCTTCGATCCCTTGGCGGCGGACTTTGGCCGCATGCGAGCCATGCGGCAAGCGACCTTTCTAGCCGCCTTCCTTTGCTTATTCTACTTTCGTCTAGAAACCTTTGGCATTAAGGTCCGCGCCGGACTCGGGGGGCTCCTGGGTCGGCAAGCCATGAGTTGTCGCGAAGGAGTGCGCGTTCGGTGCCTAGGTACTATCTCGGGGTGGATGGTGGCGGCACCAACTGCCGCATCCGCCTCGCCAATGAGAACCTCGAAACCCTGGCCGACGCCGCCGGTGGTCGCTCGAACCTGCAGATCGAAGCCGGCGAACCGGCCTACCGCTCGATCACCGAAGGTACCAAAGAGGTCTTCTTGAAGGCCGGCATCGATATTGCCGAGGCGAAGAACACCTATGCCTGTTTCGGCATGGCCGGCGGTCGGCTGCCCTCGGCGCGCGATGCCTTCGAGCAACGCCCCTGGCCCTTCGCCAAGGTGCGCGTCTATGACGACATCGATATCGCCCGCGCCGGCGCCCATGGGGGCGAAGACGGCGCGGTGATCATTGTCGGCACCGGCTCGGCGGCGCTCGCCATGGTCAATGGCCAGCGTCACCAGTGCGGCGGCTGGGGCTTCCAGATCGGCGACCAGATGAGTGGCGCCATTCTCGGCCGCGAGCTGGTGCGCCGCTCGGTGGAAGGCGCCGACGGCCTGCTGTCGGCCTCGCCGCTCACCCAGGCCGTGATCGACAAGCTCGGCGGCTCGATCGATGCGGTGATGGATTGGTCCTTCCCGAGGGATCCGCGCGGCCCGATGCCATCAGGCAATGGTGCGCCCTCGACCCTGCTCGGTCGCGCTCCCGCCGAGTTCGGCGCGCTGATCCCGCTGTTCTTCGACTACTACGAACAGGGCGATCCGGTGGCCAAGGAACTGATGGAGCTCGAGCTGAGCTACATCGACAATTACGTGCGCTGGTTCAAGGCGCGCGGGGTGACCCGCATGGCCGCCGTCGGCGGCTTCGGCACCCGGCTTTACCCGCTGATGATGGAGCGCTACGGCGACTTCATCGTCCGCCCCGTCGACGAGCCGCTGCACGGCGCCGTCATCCTTGCCAAGCAGAATTTTGCCTGAGCAAAACTTCGACTGAGAATTGAGTTGCCATGAACTACCTCGACAGGAGCTTGAAGAGCGTGTCCAGCCGTATCATCCCGGTTCAGCCCTTCGATTACGTGGTGTTCGGCGCGACGGGCGACCTCACCAAACGCAAGCTGATCCCCGCGCTCTATCATCGCTTCAAGGATGGCCAGTTCGATGAGCAGAGCCGCATCATCGGGGTGTCGCGCACCAAGTTGAGCGATGAGGAGTTCCAGAAGCTCGCGCGCGAGTCGATCGAAACCTTTGTCGAGAAGTCCTACCAGGACAAGAAGACCATCGATCGCTTCATCGGCACGTTCTCCTATGTGGCCAACGACGTGACCGACGAGGCGCACTGGGGCGACCTCAGCAAGAATCTGCGCGAGGATCCCAAGGTGGTCCGGGCCTTCTACCTCGCCATCGCGCCGGACCTGTTCGGGCCGACCTGCGAGTACATCCTCAAGAAGGGCTATTATCGGCGCGACGCTCGCGTGGTGATCGAAAAGCCGCTGGGCCACGACCTCGCATCCTCGATCGAGATCAACGACGAGGTGTCGCGGATTTTCAAGGAAGATCAGGTCTACCGCATCGACCACTACCTGGGCAAAGAGACGGTGCAGAACCTTCTGGCCCTGCGGTTCGCCAATATCCTGTTCGAGCCGATCTGGAACTCCGCCCATATCGACCACGTGCAGATCACCGTGGCCGAGTCGGTCGGCGCCGGCACCCGTGGCTATTACGACGAATCCGGCGCGCTGCGCGACATGGTGCAGAACCACATCATCCAGCTGCTCTGCCTCGTTGCCATGGAGCCCCCGGCCTCCGATGGCGCCAATGCGCTGCGCGACGAAAAGCTCAAGGTGCTGCGCTCGCTGAAGCCGATCACCGGCGCCGATGTCGGTCGCGCCACGGTACGCGGCCAGTATCGCGGCGGCAGCGTCGACGGCAGTGCGGTGGCGAGCTACCAGGACGAATTGCCCGAGGACAAGAAGGGCTCGCGCACCGAGACCTTCGTCGCCATCAAGGCCGAGATCGAGAACTGGCGCTGGTCGGGCGTGCCGTTCTACATCCGCACCGGCAAGCGCCTGGTGTCGCGCGCTTCGGAAATCGTCATCCAGTTCCGCAACATCCCGCACTCGATGTTCGATCACGCCGAAGGGGCGCCCAAGCCCAACCGGCTGGTCATCCGCATCCAGCCCGATGAGGGCGTCAAGCTGTTCCTGATGATCAAGGATCCGGGCCCAGGGGGAATGCGCCTGAGGGAAGTTCCGCTCAACCTCAGCTTCGCCGAGACCTTCGCCGAGCGCACCCCGGAAGCCTATGAGCGCCTGCTGCTCGACGTCATCCGCGGCCAGCAGACGCTGTTCATGCGTCGCGACGAACTGGAGGCGGCCTGGGAATGGGTCGATCCGATCCGCAACGGTTGGGACCAGGCGAGCGACGCGCCGCAGAGCTACACCGCCGGCACCTGGGGCCCGACCGGCGCCATCGCGCTGATCGAGCGCGACGGGCGCACCTGGCACGAGGACGGGCATTGAACGCGACCCGGCGCAGCTTCGGCACCAAGGAAGACCTGGCGCTTGCCCTCGCCGAGACCGTTGCCGAGCACCTGAACGACGGTATTGCTGCCCGCGGGCAGGCGGTGCTCGCCGTCTCCGGCGGCTCGACCCCGGCGCGGTTCTTCGCCGTGCTGGGCCGCCGCAAGGATATCGACTGGTCGAAGGTCACCGTGACCCTGGTCGACGAGCGCTGGGTCGACGAGACCAACGATCGTTCCAACGCCCTGCTGGTCAACGAGCGCCTGCTGCAGGGCCCGGCTGCTTCGGCGCATTTCGTGCCCCTCTACTCGGGCGGCGACGTCCCGACCGACGCCGCCATCGCCCGCACCAACGTTGCGGTCAACGCGCTGCCGACGCCGTTCGACGCGGTGATCCTCGGCATGGGCAATGACGGCCACACCGCATCGTTCTTTCCCGGCGGCGACACCCTCGCCGCGGCGCTGACCGGCGAGGGGCCGGCCATCGCCATCCGGGCGCCCGGGGCAGGGGAGCCCAGGGTGACGCTGGTCCTCAGGCGCCTTCTCGACGCCAAGGGGCTCTATCTGCATATCGAGGGGGAGGAGAAGCTGGCGACGCTGGACAAGGCTGCGTCGGATGGTCCCGTTGAGGACATGCCGATCCGGTCTATTCTCAGGCAAAGCCAGACACCGCTGACTATCTTCTGGAGCCCCTAGACCGTGCGCGGAGCCCGTTCAGGAAAAGTTGCAGACTTTTCCGGTTCGAACGGGCGACCAACCAAGGTTGTGGCGCTCCCCCAAGGAGCATGAAATGTCCGTCGTCAAGATCGTCCAGGAAGTCACCGACCGCATCGCGGCCCGGAGCGCCGGCTCACGCCGCGAATATCTCGATCGCATCGAGGGCGCGCGGGTGGCGGGCGTGCACCGCGCGGCGCTCGCCTGCGGTAACCTGGCGCATGGCTTTGCCGCCTGCTCTCCTTCCGACAAGGCCAAGCTCGCCGGCAGCAAGGCACTGAACCTCGGCATCGTCACCTCCTACAACGACATGCTGAGCGCCCATCAGCCCTACGAGAACTATCCCGAGATCATCAAGGACGCGGCCCGCCAGATCGGCGCCACGGCGCAGGTAGCCGGCGGTGTGCCGGCCATGTGCGACGGCGTCACCCAGGGCCAACCCGGCATGGACCTCAGCTTGTTCAGCCGCGACGTCATCGCCATGGCGACGGCGATTGCGCTGAGCCACAACATGTTCGACGCCGCGGTCTATCTCGGCATCTGCGACAAGATCGTCCCCGGCCTGATGATCGGCGCGCTGACCTTCGGGCACCTGCCGGCGGTGTTCGTTCCTGCCGGCCCGATGCCGACCGGCATTTCCAACGACGAGAAGGCCAAGGTCCGCCAGCTCTATGCCGAGGGCAAGGTCGGCCGCGCGGAACTGCTGGAATCCGAGGCCAAGTCCTACCACTCGCCCGGCACCTGCACGTTTTACGGCACCGCCAACTCCAACCAGATGTTGATGGAGATCATGGGCCTGCACCTGCCGGGCGCCAGCTTCGTCAACCCCAACACGCCGCTGCGCGAGGCGCTGACCCGCGAGGCGACGAAGCGCGCCCTGTCGCTCACCGCCGAGGGCAACGACTATACGCCGATCGGCCACATCGTCGACGAGAAGGCCATCGTCAACGGCCTCGTCGGGCTGCTGGCGACCGGCGGGTCCACCAACCACACCATGCATCTCGTCGCCATTGCCGCCGCGGCCGGCCTCAAGGTGACCT from Devosia sp. A16 encodes the following:
- a CDS encoding BadF/BadG/BcrA/BcrD ATPase family protein is translated as MPRYYLGVDGGGTNCRIRLANENLETLADAAGGRSNLQIEAGEPAYRSITEGTKEVFLKAGIDIAEAKNTYACFGMAGGRLPSARDAFEQRPWPFAKVRVYDDIDIARAGAHGGEDGAVIIVGTGSAALAMVNGQRHQCGGWGFQIGDQMSGAILGRELVRRSVEGADGLLSASPLTQAVIDKLGGSIDAVMDWSFPRDPRGPMPSGNGAPSTLLGRAPAEFGALIPLFFDYYEQGDPVAKELMELELSYIDNYVRWFKARGVTRMAAVGGFGTRLYPLMMERYGDFIVRPVDEPLHGAVILAKQNFA
- the pgl gene encoding 6-phosphogluconolactonase, whose product is MNATRRSFGTKEDLALALAETVAEHLNDGIAARGQAVLAVSGGSTPARFFAVLGRRKDIDWSKVTVTLVDERWVDETNDRSNALLVNERLLQGPAASAHFVPLYSGGDVPTDAAIARTNVAVNALPTPFDAVILGMGNDGHTASFFPGGDTLAAALTGEGPAIAIRAPGAGEPRVTLVLRRLLDAKGLYLHIEGEEKLATLDKAASDGPVEDMPIRSILRQSQTPLTIFWSP
- the cobU gene encoding bifunctional adenosylcobinamide kinase/adenosylcobinamide-phosphate guanylyltransferase; translated protein: MGHILVLGGARSGKTGFAERLTMRAGARPAYLATAQALDAEMRERVESHKQQRAQVFATIEEPLRLSAAIARAAKSHDAILVDCLTLWITNLIVANENVATAVDELLATLSATTAARVILVSNEVGLGIVPDNAMARMFRDLAGSAHQRIAEICDDAYFVVAGLPLVLKGSAPEAEVLQRRVHEA
- a CDS encoding cobyric acid synthase, coding for MAKSLMFMGTGSDVGKSLLVAGLCRAYANRGLRVAPFKPQNMSNNAAVTADGGEIGRAQALQARAARRASVTAMNPVLLKPEGETGSQLVLRGQRIGSFAAREYWKKRGELLPQVLAAHAELAAEVDLILVEGAGSASEVNLRANDIANFGFARAAALKVILAGDIQRGGVIAALVGTFAVIDPDDAALIAATLVNKFQGDPALFEDGKRFIAERTGVPCLGPIPWFADAGKLPAEDALALEAQQTPGQGPYRIIVPRLPRISNFDDLDPLRLEPGVSLEIIQPGRPLPYGELIILPGSKATRSDLAALREYGWDIDILAHHRAGARVLGLCGGFQMLGHTVFDPEGIEGAVGTSAGLNLLDLDTVLEPTKQLRVEQATSTLTGDPLVGYHMHMGVTRGRGLERPFARIGDMTDGAVSPDGTVMGTYLHGLFAADAFRRNFVGSAAATSSLAYEATIDATLDELAGHLERHLDLDQLLEFAR
- the cbiB gene encoding adenosylcobinamide-phosphate synthase CbiB → MQALLAPLALLLERLVGYPNGLAARIGHPVMWIGKLISRLDLGLNRGANRRGKGVMALVILLAVIGLITAAIAWLFRLIPYGFILEAVLASTFLAQKALGDAVRFVAAALRRSLPEGRTAVSHIVGRDPQSLDEPGVARAAIESLAESTSDAVVAPLFWLLLLGLPGIALYKAVNTADSMIGHKTERHLEFGWASARFDDLLNLIPARLTALLIAGGAFFLKGAHPEQAWSTALRDAKKHESPNAGWPEAAMAGALGFRLGGPRSYDGEVVDLPSFGDGRPDLGPDDIDRSLKLYAVTLNLTLAVTVLVALVLWRLG
- the zwf gene encoding glucose-6-phosphate dehydrogenase, producing MSSRIIPVQPFDYVVFGATGDLTKRKLIPALYHRFKDGQFDEQSRIIGVSRTKLSDEEFQKLARESIETFVEKSYQDKKTIDRFIGTFSYVANDVTDEAHWGDLSKNLREDPKVVRAFYLAIAPDLFGPTCEYILKKGYYRRDARVVIEKPLGHDLASSIEINDEVSRIFKEDQVYRIDHYLGKETVQNLLALRFANILFEPIWNSAHIDHVQITVAESVGAGTRGYYDESGALRDMVQNHIIQLLCLVAMEPPASDGANALRDEKLKVLRSLKPITGADVGRATVRGQYRGGSVDGSAVASYQDELPEDKKGSRTETFVAIKAEIENWRWSGVPFYIRTGKRLVSRASEIVIQFRNIPHSMFDHAEGAPKPNRLVIRIQPDEGVKLFLMIKDPGPGGMRLREVPLNLSFAETFAERTPEAYERLLLDVIRGQQTLFMRRDELEAAWEWVDPIRNGWDQASDAPQSYTAGTWGPTGAIALIERDGRTWHEDGH
- the edd gene encoding phosphogluconate dehydratase — its product is MSVVKIVQEVTDRIAARSAGSRREYLDRIEGARVAGVHRAALACGNLAHGFAACSPSDKAKLAGSKALNLGIVTSYNDMLSAHQPYENYPEIIKDAARQIGATAQVAGGVPAMCDGVTQGQPGMDLSLFSRDVIAMATAIALSHNMFDAAVYLGICDKIVPGLMIGALTFGHLPAVFVPAGPMPTGISNDEKAKVRQLYAEGKVGRAELLESEAKSYHSPGTCTFYGTANSNQMLMEIMGLHLPGASFVNPNTPLREALTREATKRALSLTAEGNDYTPIGHIVDEKAIVNGLVGLLATGGSTNHTMHLVAIAAAAGLKVTWEDMSDLSGGVPLLARVYPNGIADVNHFHAAGGMGFLIRELLEAGYLHEDVKTVWGAGLSGYAVEARLIEDKLSFEPSPVVSGNPKVLAAVKDAFSANGGLKVLSGNLGKSVIKVSAVKPENRVVEARARVFHTQEGLQAAFKNGELNGDVIAVVRFQGPKSVGMPELHKLTPQLGILQDRGHKVALVTDGRMSGASGKIPAAIHMTPEASDGGAIAKIRDGDLIRLDANEGTLTFIGDEKEFFSRTPATEDLRREHYGMGRELFAGFRALVGTADRGASVFG